Proteins from a genomic interval of Oncorhynchus clarkii lewisi isolate Uvic-CL-2024 chromosome 13, UVic_Ocla_1.0, whole genome shotgun sequence:
- the LOC139424457 gene encoding uncharacterized protein, producing the protein MSLAITRSHQGYPSMKYHTRPTSSVLQDLSGGPSHLLGLEGLDPRPLSEAMSFTDEAVSILTSSSQLARSLLGCTSALKRKESLAATANHTNANAISNNDGEDDFDDSNSALRRKREFTPDEKKDDGYWDKRKKNNEAAKRSREKRRANDMVLETRVLGLLEENARLRAELLAFKFRFGLVKDTSDIAIMPLSVPPPKHLEPRYYLPHDDGSYPHNTPATTSHHHPHHSSSYEVRGTGLPAGHDVGSSISEDSGFSPGSSNVGSPVFFDDGLGDHSRTFPRTVEEQGRFEPRASLEAEGQYHGRQDSSLPHKLRFKTPGGGSEGGEIPARSPKNKRPFPIATVGPNIQRSQAGWYSHRGEGQAVWPSEEARVGHDQQHHYSPSGGSAHSPTTTTDSQYVAENGTLKSQLSSLSQEVAQLKKLFSQQLLSKLV; encoded by the coding sequence ATGAGTTTGGCAATTACCCGATCACACCAGGGCTATCCAAGCATGAAATACCATACTAGACCCACCAGTAGCGTCCTCCAGGATTTGTCTGGTGGTCCCTCCCATCTGTTGGGACTGGAAGGCCTGGACCCGAGGCCTCTGAGCGAGGCAATGTCCTTCACTGACGAGGCGGTCTCCATCCTGACTTCCAGCAGCCAACTAGCCCGTTCCCTCCTGGGCTGCACCTCTGCCCTGAAGCGGAAAGAAAGCCTAGCCGCCACCGCTAACCATACTAACGCTAATGCTATCTCTAACAATGACGGTGAGGATGACTTTGACGATAGCAACAGTGCTCTGCGCCGCAAACGCGAGTTCACTCCCGACGAGAAGAAGGACGACGGCTACTGGGATAAGAGGAAGAAGAACAACGAGGCGGCGAAACGGTCGCGTGAGAAACGACGTGCCAATGACATGGTCCTGGAGACGAGGGTTCTGGGGTTGTTGGAGGAGAACGCCCGACTAAGGGCCGAACTCCTGGCCTTCAAGTTCCGCTTTGGCCTAGTCAAGGACACCTCCGACATAGCCATAATGCCGCTGTCCGTGCCTCCACCCAAACATCTTGAACCGAGGTACTACCTACCCCACGATGATGGTTCTTACCCCCATAACACCCCCGCCACCACctcccaccaccatccccaccactcATCCTCATACGAGGTGAGGGGAACTGGGCTGCCAGCAGGGCATGACGTGGGCAGTAGTATATCCGAGGACTCTGGTTTCTCCCCTGGAAGCTCCAACGTCGGCAGCCCTGTGTTCTTTGACGATGGACTAGGGGACCACAGCCGAACATTCCCCAGAACGGTAGAGGAACAGGGGCGTTTTGAGCCTCGCGCCTCCCTGGAGGCAGAAGGACAGTACCACGGCAGGCAGGACTCTAGCCTACCACACAAACTCCGCTTCAAAACCCCCGGTGGAGGTAGCGAAGGTGGGGAGATACCAGCAAGGTCCCCTAAAAATAAACGCCCTTTCCCCATAGCTACAGTCGGACCAAACATCCAGAGGAGCCAGGCTGGATGGTACAGTCATAGGGGAGAGGGCCAGGCTGTGTGGCCCAGTGAGGAGGCCCGTGTAGGGCATGATCAGCAGCACCACTACTCCCCCTCTGGAGGGTCTGCACACAGCCCCACCACTACCACAGACTCCCAGTATGTGGCAGAGAATGGCACCCTCAAATCCCAGCTCAGCTCTCTATCGCAGGAGGTGGCCCAGCTCAAGAAGCTGTTCTCTCAGCAGCTGCTCTCCAAACTGGTCTGA